A stretch of Triticum aestivum cultivar Chinese Spring chromosome 1D, IWGSC CS RefSeq v2.1, whole genome shotgun sequence DNA encodes these proteins:
- the LOC123180280 gene encoding uncharacterized protein, translating into MEYVAVRAPTPMSRRTRHAYQLAADPTVLPPPPLQTTTTGNGVEQHNQRRMDLEHEVAELKQQLSNEETVHHILERALRPTTTTSSSSSARSVLLNIPAFIPAKAKQLLAELVLVEEEIARLESQIHTMKGGLITTAQQQRASMATTTCASSYSPSVYTSNGNGNGNGNSNGTAAYAASNRQPADQVAPEIKSMFFISQAMNAEYLQRHLAADDKPDRSPKDQTRGSGAAAISLKFNDDIIGPPPRNSHDKKQSNSADEKPPRVTQEPSPPPLTAKRDEQSKVQPNKLSERIVKCLAVIFIRLLRSSRAAEMDKSGNLARSGNLQGSFRIDAALNVAAGAAKEKDRGQQDHYGIFGIQDSMVRDIGPYKNLVRFTSSAFDLRGFSSSPLLTKLREMLEALQQVNLSILTHQQKLAFWLNIYNTCIMHGILQHGLPSNSEKLLALKNKATINVSGQKFNALVIENFILRQPSSVKEEFWKCDVDVEEQQVRSLYGLNSSEPNILFAMCCGTRSSPALRIYKADRLMADLEKAKLDYLQASLVVTSTRRLMIPSLIHSNTHDFAKDMESLLRWICDQLPTSWSLRKSMADCLRGHLKVEDVVEVIPYDYEFQYLLPK; encoded by the exons ATGGAGTACGTGGCCGTGCGggctccgactccgatgagccGCAGGACTCGCCATGCTTACCAACTCGCCGCCGATCCTactgttcttcctcctcctccg TTGCAGACGACGACGACGGGCAACGGCGTGGAACAGCACAATCAGAGACGCATGGATCTTGAGCACGAG GTGGCGGAGCTGAAGCAGCAGCTGAGCAACGAGGAGACGGTGCACCACATCCTGGAGCGCGCCCTGcgcccaaccaccaccacctcctcctcctcctccgcgcgtTCCGTCCTCCTCAACATCCCGGCCTTCATCCCGGCCAAGGCCAAGCAGCTGCTCGCGGAGCTCGTGCTCGTCGAGGAAGAGATCGCGCGGCTCGAGTCGCAGATCCACACGATGAAGGGCGGCCTAATTACCACCGCGCAGCAGCAACGGGCGTCCATGGCGACCACCACCTGTGCCTCCTCCTACTCGCCAAGTGTCTACACCAGCAACggcaatggcaatggcaatggcaaCAGCAACGGCACGGCGGCATACGCGGCATCAAATCGTCAGCCGGCTGATCAGGTGGCGCCGGAGATCAAGTCCATGTTCTTCATCAGCCAGGCCATGAACGCCGAGTACCTCCAGCGCCATCTTGCCGCCGACGACAAGCCGGACAGGAGCCCCAAAGACCAGACCAGAGGATCGGGAGCCGCCGCCATCAGCCTAAAGTTCAACGATGACATCATTGGCCCCCCGCCAAGGAATTCCCATGACAAG AAGCAATCGAATAGCGCAGACGAAAAACCACCGAGGGTCACCCaagaaccttcgccgccgccgctgacGGCGAAGAGGGACGAGCAGAGCAAGGTCCAGCCGAACAAGCTGTCGGAGAGGATCGTGAAATGCCTGGCGGTGATCTTCATCAGGCTGCTCCGGTCGTCGCGGGCGGCGGAGATGGACAAATCCGGCAACCTCGCCAGGTCCGGGAACCTGCAGGGGAGCTTCAGGATCGACGCGGCGCTGAACGTGGCGGCGGGCGCCGCCAAGGAGAAGGACAGGGGGCAGCAGGATCACTACGGCATCTTCGGGATACAGGACTCCATGGTCAGAGACATCGGCCCCTACAAGAATCTCGTCAGGTTCACCTCCAGCGCCTTCGACCTCAGAGGGTTCTCCAGCTCCCCTCTGCTCACCAAGCTGAG GGAGATGTTGGAGGCCTTGCAGCAGGTGAATTTAAGTATTCTCACACACCAGCAGAAGCTAGCATTCTGGCTCAACATATACAACACATGCATCATGCAC GGGATTCTGCAGCATGGTTTGCCCTCAAACTCTGAAAAGCTGCTAGCACTGAAGAACAAG GCAACGATAAATGTTTCAGGGCAGAAGTTCAATGCTCTGGTAATAGAGAATTTCATCTTGAGACAGCCATCCAGTGTGAAAGAA GAATTCTGGAAATGCGACGTCGATGTTGAAGAGCAACAAGTGAGGAGTCTCTACGGATTGAACAGTTCAGAGCCCAACATTCTGTTCGCGATGTGCTGTGGCACCAGATCTTCTCCAGCA CTCCGGATATACAAGGCGGATCGCTTGATGGCGGATCTGGAGAAGGCGAAGCTGGACTACCTGCAGGCGTCGCTGGTGGTGACCTCGACGAGGAGGCTGATGATCCCAAGCCTGATACACTCCAACACGCACGACTTTGCCAAGGACATGGAGTCCCTGCTCAGGTGGATCTGTGACCAGCTCCCCACATCTTGGTCGCTCAGAAAATCCATGGCGGACTGCTTGAGGGGGCATCTGAAGGTCGAAGACGTCGTGGAGGTGATCCCATACGACTATGAGTTTCAGTACCTGCTGCCCAAGTGA